Proteins co-encoded in one Corynebacterium lujinxingii genomic window:
- a CDS encoding NCS2 family permease, with the protein MSTTTGAQLHKDQPQPRGGLDAFFHITERGSTVGTEVRAGVVTFFAMAYIVLLNPLIIGTSPDREGVVLGIPQVAAATALAAGVMSILFGVIAKYPFGIATGLGINTLVAVTMVGQQGLTWPEAMGLVVIDGIIIVLLAISGFRTAVFNAIPDSMKVAMSVGIGMFIATIGLVDAGFVRRIPDAAMTTVPVQLGTGGSIASWPTFVFIVGLFICGFMVVRNVRGGLFIGIIATTVIAMIVEAITGAGSSADNPEGWGMAVPALPDSFGGVPDLSIVGDVDLFGAFVNLGVISASLLVFTLVLANFFDAMGTMTALGRQAGLSGDDGVLPDMKRALVVEGFGAVVGGAASASSNTVFVDSSAGIADGARTGLANVVTGVLFLAAMFFTPLYEVVPIEAAAPVLVVVGALMMMQVGQIAWNDFSVALPAFLTIVTMPLTYSIANGIGVGFISFALLSLFAGKAKDIHWLMWLISALFVVYFAQGPILAALG; encoded by the coding sequence GTGAGTACGACCACGGGAGCACAACTGCATAAGGACCAGCCGCAGCCGCGCGGCGGGCTGGACGCCTTCTTCCACATCACCGAGCGCGGATCCACGGTGGGCACCGAGGTGCGCGCCGGGGTGGTGACCTTCTTCGCGATGGCCTACATCGTGCTGCTTAACCCGCTGATCATCGGCACCAGTCCCGACCGCGAAGGCGTCGTGCTGGGCATTCCGCAGGTGGCCGCCGCCACCGCGTTGGCCGCCGGCGTGATGAGCATCCTGTTCGGCGTGATTGCCAAGTACCCGTTCGGTATCGCGACCGGTTTGGGCATCAACACGCTCGTCGCCGTGACCATGGTGGGCCAGCAGGGCCTGACCTGGCCGGAGGCGATGGGGCTGGTGGTCATCGACGGCATCATCATCGTGCTGCTTGCCATCTCCGGGTTCCGCACCGCCGTGTTCAACGCCATCCCGGATTCGATGAAGGTGGCCATGAGTGTGGGCATCGGCATGTTCATCGCCACCATCGGGCTTGTCGACGCCGGCTTTGTCCGCCGCATTCCCGACGCCGCCATGACCACCGTGCCGGTCCAGCTGGGTACCGGCGGATCGATCGCGTCCTGGCCGACCTTCGTTTTCATCGTCGGCCTGTTCATCTGCGGCTTCATGGTAGTGCGCAACGTGCGCGGCGGGCTGTTCATCGGCATCATCGCCACCACGGTCATCGCCATGATCGTCGAGGCGATTACCGGCGCCGGCTCGTCCGCCGACAACCCGGAGGGCTGGGGCATGGCTGTGCCGGCGCTGCCGGACTCCTTCGGCGGCGTCCCGGATCTGTCCATCGTGGGCGACGTCGACCTGTTCGGCGCGTTTGTGAACCTGGGCGTGATCTCCGCGTCGCTGCTCGTGTTCACCCTGGTGCTGGCGAACTTCTTCGACGCCATGGGCACCATGACCGCGCTCGGCCGCCAGGCCGGACTGTCCGGCGACGACGGCGTGCTGCCGGACATGAAGCGCGCCCTGGTCGTCGAAGGCTTCGGCGCCGTCGTCGGCGGCGCGGCCTCGGCGTCGTCGAACACGGTGTTCGTGGATTCGTCGGCAGGCATCGCCGACGGCGCGCGCACGGGCCTAGCCAACGTGGTCACTGGCGTGCTGTTCCTCGCCGCGATGTTCTTCACCCCGCTCTACGAGGTTGTGCCCATCGAGGCTGCCGCCCCGGTGCTCGTCGTCGTGGGTGCGCTGATGATGATGCAGGTCGGCCAGATCGCATGGAACGACTTCTCGGTCGCCCTTCCGGCGTTCCTGACCATCGTGACCATGCCGCTGACGTACTCGATTGCCAACGGCATCGGCGTCGGCTTCATCTCGTTTGCCTTGCTGTCGCTGTTCGCCGGCAAGGCGAAGGACATCCACTGGCTCATGTGGCTCATCTCCGCCCTGTTTGTCGTCTACTTCGCGCAGGGCCCGATCTTGGCGGCGCTGGGCTAA
- a CDS encoding DUF3027 domain-containing protein, translating to MSRSKNRSRNPLLGRDAVATAREALLEIADGEIGEHIGVTGLTRNVATHRFEADVPGYAGWEWNAVVACADGSTFITVNEVALVPSQGALEAPDWVPYSERLRPGDLGPGDLLELAPDDDRVTDDSFARDAVTFTGRDTKHYLTKRGLEDAKHRWRTGDYGPNSEFAEKAALSCRTCAFYIPMAEPVGENFGVCANEYSADGHVVASSYGCGAHSDTEVAGPGK from the coding sequence GTGTCACGATCCAAAAACCGCTCCCGCAACCCGCTGCTCGGCCGCGACGCAGTAGCAACCGCCCGCGAGGCGCTGCTCGAGATTGCAGACGGCGAAATCGGCGAACACATCGGAGTCACCGGGCTGACCCGCAACGTCGCCACCCACCGCTTCGAGGCCGACGTGCCCGGATACGCCGGGTGGGAATGGAACGCCGTGGTCGCCTGCGCCGACGGCTCCACCTTCATCACCGTCAACGAGGTCGCCCTCGTGCCCTCCCAAGGCGCACTCGAGGCGCCGGACTGGGTGCCGTACTCCGAGCGGCTGCGCCCCGGCGACCTCGGCCCCGGCGACCTGTTGGAGCTAGCCCCTGACGACGACCGCGTCACCGACGACTCCTTCGCCCGCGACGCCGTCACCTTCACCGGCCGCGACACGAAGCACTACTTGACCAAACGGGGCCTCGAGGACGCCAAGCACCGCTGGCGGACCGGCGACTACGGGCCAAACAGCGAGTTCGCGGAAAAGGCGGCGCTGTCGTGCCGCACCTGCGCGTTTTACATCCCGATGGCCGAGCCGGTGGGGGAGAACTTCGGCGTGTGCGCCAACGAATACTCCGCCGACGGGCACGTCGTCGCCTCGTCGTATGGCTGCGGCGCCCACTCCGATACCGAGGTTGCTGGGCCAGGCAAATAG
- a CDS encoding TrmH family RNA methyltransferase, which produces MQVRIDDPSDERLDDIRDLKHSDKEKGLVFAEGPLVAGRLVESRFPVRAVFGFGGRLESFMADYGAELAQRGIPVYEITRQIMGEVAGYDMHRGLLVSADKPAPLSVAGVIESARTLVILEGVGDHENIGSIFRNAAGMGVDGVLFGAATADPLYRRSVRVSMGHVLRTPFAHLDGTPTTWQRSLDELRDAGWWLVSLTPADDAVDLKDAIGGHEKVAFLVGGEGPGLTPHAMRATDVRAKIPMAPGTDSLNVATSAAIAFYERMR; this is translated from the coding sequence ATGCAGGTGCGTATCGACGACCCGAGCGATGAGCGTCTCGACGACATCCGCGACCTGAAGCACTCCGACAAGGAGAAAGGCCTCGTCTTCGCCGAAGGCCCGCTCGTGGCCGGACGGTTGGTGGAGTCGCGCTTCCCGGTGCGCGCGGTGTTTGGTTTCGGCGGCCGGCTCGAGTCGTTCATGGCCGACTACGGCGCCGAGCTGGCGCAGCGCGGCATCCCGGTCTATGAGATCACCCGCCAGATCATGGGGGAGGTTGCCGGCTACGACATGCACCGCGGCCTGTTGGTCTCCGCCGACAAGCCGGCGCCGCTTTCGGTGGCCGGCGTCATCGAAAGCGCCCGCACGCTGGTGATCCTGGAGGGCGTGGGCGATCACGAGAACATCGGGTCGATCTTCCGCAACGCTGCCGGCATGGGCGTCGACGGCGTGCTCTTCGGCGCCGCCACCGCCGACCCGCTCTACCGCCGCAGTGTGCGCGTGTCCATGGGGCATGTGCTGCGCACCCCGTTCGCGCACCTCGACGGCACGCCGACGACGTGGCAGCGCTCCCTCGACGAGCTGCGCGACGCTGGCTGGTGGCTCGTCTCACTCACGCCTGCCGACGACGCCGTCGACCTGAAAGATGCCATCGGCGGCCACGAAAAGGTCGCGTTTTTGGTCGGCGGGGAAGGCCCGGGGCTGACCCCGCACGCGATGCGCGCCACCGACGTGCGCGCGAAGATCCCGATGGCACCGGGCACCGACTCGCTCAACGTGGCCACCTCGGCGGCCATCGCGTTTTACGAGCGGATGCGCTAG
- a CDS encoding DUF6928 family protein, producing MEFNVVVTLWFVNTAEPAEVLQREPKADRGFGRKLLSQVNPAWPITPIGSFPLNRSSVPGRDEFYIAGFPGISVVRMLDSVTELSSPTSWHTALPAADVFVIAQGTDSDFGGFAHFHGDKVVRSFCATRTQVIEDIGLPEPFEAPYWAGEKAEQAGGIALPFEPKDLALAAEQAWVGTEIGADGPDINVVGYAVDGRPEPKIEEKTPAVKSVGDVAAKFAERDKAYDDYEVASEKEEGDEFAELADASVAAAKRVGRGLRRRAAEWTAAFKERIRHFDR from the coding sequence ATGGAATTCAATGTCGTGGTCACGCTGTGGTTCGTCAACACCGCCGAACCCGCTGAAGTGTTACAGCGCGAGCCGAAGGCCGACCGCGGCTTCGGACGCAAACTGCTCTCCCAGGTCAACCCGGCGTGGCCGATCACGCCGATCGGTTCGTTCCCACTGAACCGCTCGTCGGTGCCGGGCCGCGACGAGTTCTACATCGCGGGTTTTCCGGGCATCTCCGTGGTGCGCATGCTTGACAGCGTCACCGAGCTGTCCTCCCCCACCTCGTGGCACACCGCGCTGCCGGCGGCGGACGTGTTCGTCATCGCGCAGGGCACCGACAGCGATTTCGGCGGCTTCGCGCATTTTCACGGCGACAAGGTGGTGCGCAGCTTCTGCGCCACCCGCACCCAGGTCATCGAGGACATCGGCCTGCCGGAGCCGTTCGAGGCGCCCTACTGGGCCGGCGAGAAGGCGGAGCAGGCCGGCGGCATCGCGCTGCCGTTCGAGCCGAAGGACCTCGCGCTCGCCGCAGAGCAGGCGTGGGTGGGCACCGAGATCGGCGCGGACGGGCCCGACATCAACGTCGTCGGCTACGCGGTGGACGGCCGCCCGGAGCCGAAGATCGAGGAGAAAACGCCCGCCGTGAAGTCGGTGGGCGATGTGGCGGCGAAGTTCGCCGAGCGCGACAAGGCGTACGACGACTACGAGGTGGCCTCGGAGAAGGAGGAAGGCGACGAGTTCGCTGAGCTTGCCGACGCCTCCGTCGCCGCCGCCAAACGCGTCGGCCGCGGCCTGCGCCGCCGGGCCGCGGAGTGGACGGCCGCGTTCAAGGAACGCATCCGGCACTTCGACCGCTAG